From the genome of Ignavibacteria bacterium, one region includes:
- a CDS encoding vitamin B12-dependent ribonucleotide reductase: MSTRKIDLPNTESEEYFKKDGLTFNYKLSNKEIHPFDEIEWDLRDATISNEKGEIIFQQKDVEIPKSWSLTATNVVVSKYFHGKLDTPDREHSVRQLINRVTKTITEWGIKGKYFSNVEDANAFYNELSYLLVNQYLSFNSPVWFNVGIEKHPQCSACFINSVEDKMESILELAKTEGMLFKWGSGTGTNLSVLRSSKESLSGGGIASGPVSFMKGYDAFAGVIKSGGKTRRAAKMVILNIDHPDIIDFINCKADEEKKAHALIEAGYDSSFNVPGGAYDSIHYQNANHSIRVTDEFMDAVVNKKSWQTKAIKDGRVIDTFDAEDVMNKVAQAAWLCGDPGIQFDTTINNWHTCSNSARINASNPCSEYMFLDDTACNLASLNLMKFRNEDGNFDVDSFRHVCSIVITAQEILVENSSYPTKAIEKNSYDYRPLGLGYANLGALLMANGVAYDSDHGRAYAAAITSIMCGVAYKQSAIISEKIGPFRGFLKNREPMLRIMNQHLQAAKKIDGSLIPLEMFTSSIEIWEEVAKFGTEFGFRNSQVTVLAPTGTIGFMMDCDTTGVEPDIALVKMKKLVGGGAFKIINKTVPLALNKLGYNSKQVAEIVSYINESDTIEGAPHLLEEHLPIFDCAFKPVNGSRTIHYMGHIKMMSAVQPFLSGAISKTVNMPNEVRVEEIKNSYLEAWRLGLKAIAIYRDGCKVTQPLSTSTKTEKKKIAEEKGNLYIDFQPRRKRLPDERHSITHKFSISGHEGYITVGIYEDGQPGEIFIVMSKEGTVVSGLMDSFATAISLALQYGVPLKVLVDKFTHTRFEPSGFTNNKQIPIAKSVMDYIFRWLQLKFLPEDEASQLAQIPEYQAKKSKTMSKSQTKMQNSLEFNEKKVFVTQADAPPCHECGSIMVRSGNCYKCLECGSTSGCS, encoded by the coding sequence ATGTCAACCCGAAAGATTGACCTTCCGAATACTGAGAGTGAGGAATATTTTAAAAAAGACGGTTTAACATTTAATTATAAATTATCAAACAAAGAAATACATCCATTCGATGAAATTGAATGGGATCTTAGAGATGCAACAATCTCCAATGAAAAAGGAGAAATTATATTTCAACAAAAAGATGTTGAAATACCAAAATCATGGTCGCTAACAGCAACCAACGTAGTCGTATCGAAATATTTTCACGGAAAGCTTGACACACCTGACCGAGAGCATAGTGTCCGTCAATTAATTAATCGAGTTACAAAAACAATCACTGAATGGGGGATTAAAGGAAAGTATTTTTCGAATGTTGAAGACGCAAATGCATTCTATAACGAGCTCTCTTATTTGTTAGTAAACCAATATTTAAGTTTTAACAGTCCAGTTTGGTTTAATGTCGGAATCGAAAAACATCCTCAGTGCTCGGCTTGTTTTATTAATTCCGTTGAAGACAAAATGGAATCTATCCTCGAATTAGCAAAGACTGAAGGTATGCTTTTCAAGTGGGGAAGTGGAACGGGAACTAATCTAAGTGTCCTCAGATCATCAAAGGAATCCCTCTCAGGTGGTGGTATTGCTTCTGGACCAGTATCGTTCATGAAAGGTTATGATGCATTTGCTGGTGTAATAAAAAGCGGCGGTAAAACACGCCGAGCAGCAAAAATGGTAATCCTTAACATAGATCATCCTGACATCATTGATTTTATTAATTGTAAAGCTGATGAAGAGAAAAAAGCTCATGCATTAATCGAAGCCGGGTATGATTCAAGTTTCAATGTGCCAGGTGGCGCGTATGACAGTATCCATTATCAAAACGCTAATCATTCAATTCGTGTGACTGATGAGTTTATGGATGCCGTTGTAAATAAAAAATCCTGGCAAACAAAAGCAATTAAAGATGGGCGCGTCATCGATACATTTGATGCTGAAGATGTTATGAACAAAGTCGCCCAAGCCGCTTGGCTATGCGGCGATCCGGGAATTCAATTCGATACGACAATCAATAATTGGCATACATGCTCGAATAGTGCAAGAATAAACGCAAGCAATCCTTGCAGTGAATACATGTTTCTCGATGATACAGCGTGCAATTTGGCTTCACTGAATTTAATGAAATTCCGGAATGAGGATGGTAATTTTGATGTTGATTCCTTTAGACACGTATGCAGCATAGTGATTACTGCTCAAGAAATTCTCGTTGAGAATTCAAGTTACCCGACCAAAGCAATTGAGAAAAACAGTTATGATTATCGTCCACTCGGACTCGGTTATGCAAACCTCGGGGCATTACTAATGGCAAATGGTGTCGCTTACGACAGCGATCATGGACGTGCATATGCTGCTGCCATCACCTCCATAATGTGCGGTGTAGCTTACAAACAATCCGCCATAATTTCTGAGAAAATAGGACCATTTAGAGGTTTTTTAAAAAATCGTGAGCCGATGCTCCGCATAATGAATCAACATCTCCAAGCAGCCAAAAAAATTGATGGTTCACTTATACCATTGGAGATGTTCACTTCTTCCATCGAAATTTGGGAAGAGGTTGCGAAATTCGGAACGGAATTTGGATTTAGGAATTCTCAAGTAACGGTATTAGCCCCGACAGGTACAATCGGCTTTATGATGGATTGTGACACCACTGGTGTAGAGCCTGATATCGCACTTGTCAAGATGAAAAAATTAGTCGGTGGCGGTGCATTCAAAATTATAAACAAAACTGTTCCACTAGCTTTAAATAAATTAGGCTATAATTCAAAGCAAGTTGCTGAAATTGTTTCATATATTAATGAAAGTGATACGATCGAAGGCGCTCCTCATTTATTGGAAGAACACTTGCCAATCTTTGATTGTGCTTTTAAGCCGGTCAATGGATCGCGAACTATTCATTACATGGGTCACATAAAAATGATGTCGGCTGTTCAGCCATTCTTATCTGGTGCAATTTCTAAAACTGTCAATATGCCGAACGAAGTAAGAGTTGAGGAAATTAAAAATTCTTATTTAGAAGCATGGCGATTGGGACTCAAGGCAATTGCGATTTATCGAGATGGTTGTAAAGTTACTCAACCACTCAGCACATCAACAAAAACCGAAAAAAAGAAAATCGCCGAAGAAAAAGGAAATTTATATATAGACTTTCAACCTCGTAGGAAAAGACTTCCTGATGAACGGCACTCAATCACCCATAAATTTAGCATTAGCGGTCACGAAGGTTATATAACAGTTGGTATTTACGAGGACGGCCAACCAGGGGAAATTTTCATTGTAATGTCTAAGGAAGGGACTGTTGTTTCGGGATTAATGGATTCATTTGCTACGGCAATATCATTAGCGCTGCAGTACGGTGTTCCATTAAAAGTATTAGTAGATAAGTTCACACATACAAGGTTTGAACCTTCTGGATTCACAAATAATAAGCAGATTCCCATTGCCAAATCTGTGATGGATTATATCTTCAGATGGCTTCAATTAAAATTTTTACCTGAAGATGAAGCGAGTCAATTAGCTCAAATTCCGGAATACCAAGCAAAGAAATCAAAGACAATGAGCAAGTCTCAAACTAAAATGCAAAATTCACTGGAGTTTAACGAAAAGAAAGTTTTTGTGACCCAAGCTGATGCACCTCCTTGTCATGAATGCGGTTCAATTATGGTAAGGAGTGGAAATTGCTATAAGTGTCTGGAGTGCGGTTCAACGAGCGGATGTTCTTAA